A genomic region of Staphylococcus roterodami contains the following coding sequences:
- the secG gene encoding preprotein translocase subunit SecG, translated as MHTFLIVLLIIDCIALITVVLLQEGKSSGLSGAISGGAEQLFGKQKQRGVDLFLNRLTIILSILFFVLMICISYLGM; from the coding sequence ATGCATACATTTTTAATCGTATTATTAATCATTGATTGTATTGCATTAATAACTGTTGTACTACTCCAAGAAGGTAAAAGCAGTGGACTTTCAGGTGCCATCAGTGGTGGTGCTGAGCAGTTATTCGGTAAACAAAAACAACGTGGCGTCGATTTATTCTTAAATAGATTAACAATTATTTTATCAATATTATTTTTTGTGCTTATGATTTGCATAAGTTATCTTGGTATGTAA
- the smpB gene encoding SsrA-binding protein SmpB, which yields MAKKKSPGTLAENRKARHDYNIEDTIEAGIVLQGTEIKSIRRGSANLKDSYAQVKNGEMYLNNMHIAPYEEGNRFNHDPLRSRKLLLHKREIIKLGDQTREIGYSIVPLKLYLKHGHCKVLLGVARGKKKYDKRQALKEKAVKRDVARDMKARY from the coding sequence ATGGCTAAGAAGAAATCACCAGGTACATTAGCGGAAAATCGTAAAGCAAGACATGATTATAATATTGAAGACACGATTGAAGCGGGAATCGTATTACAAGGTACAGAAATAAAATCGATTCGCCGAGGTAGTGCTAACCTTAAAGATAGTTACGCGCAAGTTAAAAACGGTGAAATGTATTTGAATAATATGCATATAGCACCATACGAAGAAGGGAATCGTTTTAATCACGATCCTCTTCGTTCTCGAAAATTATTATTGCACAAACGTGAAATCATTAAATTGGGTGATCAAACACGTGAAATTGGTTATTCGATCGTGCCTTTAAAGCTTTATTTGAAGCATGGACATTGTAAAGTATTACTTGGTGTCGCACGAGGTAAGAAAAAGTATGATAAGCGCCAAGCTTTGAAGGAAAAAGCAGTCAAACGAGATGTTGCACGCGATATGAAAGCCCGTTATTAA
- a CDS encoding carboxylesterase: protein MQIKLPKPFFFEEGKRAVLLLHGFTGNSSDVRQLGRFLQKKGYTSYAPQYEGHAAPPEEILKSSPFVWFKDALDGYDYLVKQGYDEIVVAGLSLGGDFALKLSLNRDVKGIVTMCAPMGGKTEGTIYEGFLEYARNFKKYEGKDQETIDNEMNHFKPTETLKELSEALDTIKEQVDEVLDPILVIQAENDKMIDPQSANYIYDHVDSDDKDIKWYSQSGHVITIDKEKEQVFEDIYQFLESLDWSE from the coding sequence ATGCAGATAAAATTACCAAAACCTTTCTTTTTTGAAGAAGGCAAACGTGCCGTGTTATTATTACATGGATTTACAGGCAATTCGTCTGATGTACGTCAATTAGGTCGATTTTTACAAAAAAAAGGATATACTTCGTATGCACCACAATATGAAGGTCACGCAGCACCACCAGAGGAAATACTGAAATCTAGTCCTTTCGTTTGGTTTAAAGATGCATTAGATGGTTATGATTATCTTGTTAAACAAGGTTATGATGAAATTGTTGTTGCTGGTCTATCATTAGGTGGGGATTTTGCTTTAAAATTAAGCTTAAATAGAGATGTAAAGGGTATTGTAACGATGTGTGCACCAATGGGTGGCAAAACTGAAGGTACCATTTACGAAGGATTTTTAGAGTATGCACGTAATTTTAAAAAGTATGAAGGTAAAGATCAAGAGACTATTGATAATGAAATGAATCATTTTAAACCAACAGAAACTTTAAAAGAACTAAGTGAAGCATTAGATACAATTAAAGAGCAAGTTGATGAAGTGTTAGATCCTATTTTAGTGATTCAAGCAGAAAACGACAAAATGATTGATCCACAATCCGCAAATTATATATATGACCATGTAGATTCTGATGACAAAGACATCAAGTGGTATAGTCAATCAGGACATGTTATTACGATTGATAAAGAGAAAGAACAAGTATTTGAAGATATTTATCAATTTTTAGAGTCATTAGACTGGTCAGAATAA
- a CDS encoding site-specific integrase — MTHNLNLSHNIYKDAKRDTYYFRITYYDKSNTRKYITRKGFKQRKDAVKKCNDMMDELEGVGQLNRLPFDKLVEEYIDWYSARRKTSSVKALKTHTNNHLLPYFKSMDVFKMTTQDVMKFQNKKLKEGHSGDYLKKMHVYLVSLLNHAMKFHELKQNVASLVGNFEIESQKRLNYWTLEQFNQFYDSLATQQQKLFFKLLFYSGARKGEIRALTWRDINFDDDFIHINKTDYHGEVTAPKTKSAIRDIYLPTHMMDDIKDYLNWYKENNIFKDDYVLFGTFNKAYSESTIDRWFTNALKVLDEQLPNGQNFPRIVIHELRHSHASMLVNLGASVMIIAQRLGHSDTTEVYNRYGHLYPSTQKEIVKYL; from the coding sequence ATGACACATAATTTAAACTTATCCCACAACATATATAAAGACGCTAAACGTGACACTTATTATTTCCGTATCACTTACTATGACAAGAGCAATACTCGTAAGTACATAACACGTAAGGGTTTTAAACAACGTAAAGACGCAGTTAAGAAATGCAACGATATGATGGACGAATTAGAGGGAGTCGGACAGCTTAATAGATTGCCCTTTGACAAACTCGTTGAAGAGTATATAGACTGGTATTCAGCGCGCCGAAAGACATCAAGTGTAAAAGCATTAAAAACACATACAAATAACCACTTGCTACCTTATTTTAAATCTATGGATGTATTTAAAATGACTACACAGGATGTGATGAAATTTCAGAATAAGAAGTTAAAAGAGGGGCATTCTGGAGACTACTTAAAGAAGATGCATGTATATTTAGTATCATTACTGAATCATGCAATGAAGTTTCATGAGTTAAAACAAAATGTAGCATCACTCGTAGGTAATTTTGAAATAGAATCACAGAAACGTCTTAACTATTGGACGTTAGAACAATTCAACCAATTCTATGACTCATTAGCCACACAGCAACAAAAGTTATTCTTTAAGCTATTGTTTTACTCTGGAGCACGTAAAGGCGAAATCAGAGCGCTCACATGGCGCGATATTAACTTTGATGATGACTTTATCCATATAAACAAAACGGACTATCACGGTGAAGTGACAGCCCCTAAAACGAAGTCAGCCATACGTGATATATATTTGCCTACTCACATGATGGATGACATCAAAGATTATTTAAATTGGTATAAAGAAAATAACATATTTAAAGATGATTATGTATTATTTGGCACATTCAATAAAGCTTATAGCGAGTCTACTATTGATCGTTGGTTTACTAACGCATTAAAAGTGTTGGATGAGCAATTACCAAACGGACAAAATTTCCCTAGAATCGTTATACACGAGTTAAGACATAGTCATGCATCTATGTTAGTTAATCTAGGGGCTAGTGTAATGATTATAGCTCAGCGTTTAGGTCACAGCGATACGACAGAAGTGTATAACCGATATGGTCATTTATATCCTAGTACACAGAAAGAAATAGTTAAATACTTATAA
- the rnr gene encoding ribonuclease R: MNLKQSIEEIINKPEYEPMSVSDFQDALGLSSADSFRDLIKVLVELEQSGLIERTKTDRYQKNHSSKGQSKLIKGTLSQNKKGFAFLRPEDEDMEDIFIPPTKINRALDGDTVIVEIHQSKGEHKGKIEGEVKSIEKHSVTQVVGTYSEARHFGFVIPDDKRIMQDIFIPKGQSLGAVDGHKVLVQITKYADGSDNPEGHISAILGHKNDPGVDILSIIYQHGIEIEFPDEVLQEAEAVPDHIENNEIKGRHDLRDELTITIDGADAKDLDDAISVKKLANGHTQLTVSIADVSYYVTEDSALDKEAYDRATSVYLVDRVIPMIPHRLSNGICSLNPHVDRLTLSCRMEIDDSGRVVKHDIFDSVIHSDYRMTYDAVNQIITEKDPNIREQYKEITPMLDLAQDLSNRLIQMRKRRGEIDFDISEAKVLVNEDGIPTDVQLRQRGEGERLIESFMLIANETVAEHFSKLDVPFIYRVHEQPKSERLRQFFDFITNFGIMIKGTGEDIHPTTLQKVQEEVEGRPEQMVISTMMLRSMQQAHYDDVNLGHFGLSAEYYTHFTSPIRRYPDLTVHRLIRKYLIEKSMDNKEVKRWEDKLPELAEHTSKRERRAIEAERDTDELKKAEYMIQHIGDEFEGIVSSVANFGMFIELPNTIEGMVHIANMTDDYYRFEERQMALIGERQAKVFRIGDTVKVKVTHVDVDERLIDFQIVGMPLPKNDRSQRPARGKTIQAKTRGKSLDKSKSDDKGRKKKGKQRKGKNQRNNDKSGNSKHKPFYKDKSVKKKARRKKK; the protein is encoded by the coding sequence ATGAATTTAAAGCAATCTATAGAAGAAATTATTAATAAACCTGAATATGAACCTATGTCGGTATCAGATTTTCAAGATGCATTAGGTTTAAGCAGTGCCGACTCATTTAGAGATTTAATTAAGGTGCTCGTAGAATTAGAACAATCAGGATTAATTGAACGTACAAAAACAGACAGATATCAAAAAAATCATAGTTCAAAAGGTCAATCAAAATTGATAAAAGGAACTTTAAGTCAAAACAAGAAAGGTTTTGCTTTCCTAAGACCTGAAGATGAGGATATGGAAGATATATTTATTCCCCCAACAAAAATTAATCGTGCCTTAGACGGAGATACTGTAATTGTAGAAATACATCAATCTAAAGGTGAACATAAAGGTAAAATCGAAGGGGAAGTTAAGTCGATTGAGAAGCATTCTGTAACTCAAGTTGTTGGTACGTATAGTGAAGCTAGACATTTCGGATTTGTTATTCCAGATGATAAACGTATTATGCAAGATATTTTCATTCCTAAAGGTCAAAGTTTAGGCGCAGTCGATGGTCATAAGGTACTTGTACAAATTACTAAGTATGCTGATGGTTCAGATAATCCTGAAGGGCATATTTCAGCAATATTAGGACATAAAAATGATCCAGGTGTAGATATTTTATCTATCATTTATCAACATGGTATTGAAATTGAGTTTCCTGATGAAGTATTACAAGAAGCTGAAGCAGTACCTGATCATATTGAAAATAATGAAATTAAAGGCCGTCATGATTTACGTGATGAATTGACAATCACAATTGATGGTGCGGATGCTAAAGACTTAGATGATGCAATCAGTGTTAAAAAATTAGCGAACGGTCATACGCAATTAACTGTAAGTATTGCTGATGTCAGTTATTATGTAACTGAAGATTCAGCTTTAGATAAAGAAGCTTATGATAGAGCGACAAGTGTATATCTTGTTGACCGTGTGATTCCGATGATTCCACATCGATTAAGCAATGGTATTTGTTCATTGAATCCTCACGTTGATCGTTTAACGTTAAGCTGTCGTATGGAAATCGATGATAGTGGTCGCGTTGTAAAACATGATATCTTTGATAGTGTGATTCATTCTGATTATCGAATGACGTATGATGCAGTTAACCAGATTATTACCGAAAAGGATCCTAACATTCGCGAGCAATATAAAGAAATTACGCCTATGTTAGATTTAGCACAAGATTTATCTAATCGTTTGATTCAAATGAGAAAACGACGTGGTGAAATCGATTTTGATATTAGTGAAGCAAAAGTATTAGTTAACGAAGATGGTATACCAACAGATGTTCAATTAAGACAACGTGGCGAAGGTGAACGTCTAATTGAATCATTTATGTTAATTGCAAATGAAACAGTTGCTGAACATTTTAGTAAGCTAGACGTACCATTTATTTACCGTGTCCATGAACAGCCTAAATCAGAGCGGTTAAGACAATTCTTTGATTTTATTACTAACTTTGGCATTATGATTAAAGGAACAGGCGAAGATATTCATCCTACAACTCTTCAAAAGGTTCAAGAAGAAGTAGAAGGTCGTCCAGAACAAATGGTCATTTCAACAATGATGTTGCGTTCAATGCAACAAGCGCACTATGATGATGTGAACTTAGGTCATTTCGGCTTATCAGCTGAATATTATACACATTTTACATCACCAATTAGACGTTATCCTGACTTAACGGTTCATCGATTGATCCGTAAGTATTTAATTGAGAAATCAATGGATAATAAAGAAGTGAAGCGTTGGGAAGACAAATTGCCTGAGTTAGCTGAGCATACTTCTAAACGTGAACGTCGTGCTATTGAGGCAGAACGTGACACTGATGAATTGAAAAAAGCAGAATATATGATTCAACATATTGGCGATGAGTTTGAAGGTATTGTCAGCTCAGTTGCGAACTTTGGTATGTTCATTGAATTACCAAATACGATTGAAGGTATGGTTCATATTGCAAATATGACCGATGATTATTACCGTTTCGAAGAACGTCAAATGGCATTAATTGGTGAGCGTCAAGCTAAAGTATTTAGAATTGGTGACACAGTTAAGGTTAAAGTGACACATGTTGATGTAGATGAGCGATTAATTGATTTTCAAATTGTAGGTATGCCTTTACCGAAAAATGATCGATCACAGCGACCAGCACGTGGTAAGACAATTCAAGCCAAAACGCGTGGTAAATCATTAGATAAATCGAAATCTGATGATAAAGGACGTAAGAAAAAAGGCAAGCAGCGTAAAGGTAAAAACCAACGTAATAATGACAAATCAGGAAATAGTAAGCATAAGCCATTTTATAAAGATAAAAGTGTGAAAAAGAAAGCACGTCGTAAGAAAAAATAA